A part of Curtobacterium sp. MCLR17_036 genomic DNA contains:
- the ybeY gene encoding rRNA maturation RNase YbeY, which translates to MSIELNNESGVQVDEAAIQRLAAFALDALHVHADAELAVVLVDEGAMEQLHVRWMDEPGPTDVLSFPMDELRPGTEDDPTPAGLLGDIVLCPQVAEEQAKTAGHSTTDEMLLLTCHGILHLLGFDHAEPDEKAEMFGLQGEILTAYAAQQRGR; encoded by the coding sequence GTGAGCATCGAGCTCAACAACGAGTCCGGGGTCCAGGTGGACGAGGCCGCGATCCAGCGCCTCGCCGCCTTCGCCCTGGACGCGCTGCACGTCCACGCCGACGCGGAGCTCGCCGTCGTGCTGGTCGACGAGGGCGCGATGGAGCAGCTCCATGTGCGGTGGATGGACGAGCCCGGCCCGACCGACGTCCTGAGCTTCCCGATGGACGAGCTCCGACCGGGCACCGAGGACGACCCGACCCCGGCCGGGCTGCTCGGCGACATCGTGCTCTGCCCGCAGGTCGCCGAGGAGCAGGCGAAGACCGCCGGCCACTCGACGACCGACGAGATGCTGCTGCTCACCTGCCACGGGATCCTGCACCTGCTCGGCTTCGATCACGCCGAGCCGGACGAGAAAGCCGAGATGTTCGGCCTGCAGGGCGAGATCCTCACCGCCTACGCCGCGCAGCAGCGGGGGCGGTGA
- a CDS encoding hemolysin family protein: MLVVAGLLAVALVLVVLGGLLAASDAALSVVSRADLDEIARGNKRRRALEAIADDVGAHVNALNFFRVLAETAAAVLVTIALVRAFDSWWVALVLSAVVMTAVSFVLVGSSPRSVGRAHAEALLGTTGGLVRAVRIVLGPLAGLLVRIGDRVTPGRGRSASTVSSEEQLLSLVDEATESNVLEDEDRELIHSVFEFSDTLVREVMVPRTDMTTVDGADTLAAGMEQFLAAGVSRMPVTGKDSDDVLGVLYLRDVSRALYERPGSGAEPVTALLRPAEFVPESKPADDTLRHMQVAKNHLVLVVDEYGGVAGLVTMEDLIEELVGDISDEYDRTVVDRTEVEPGVWRIAARLPIDDLGDLFGIELDDDDVDTAGGLLTKELGHLPSAGDTVTVSGVVLTADRVEGKRRHLITVLAERTDALAGAEDAFEDAAHSTTGTPHA, from the coding sequence GTGCTCGTCGTCGCCGGTCTCCTCGCGGTGGCCCTGGTGCTCGTCGTCCTCGGCGGGCTGCTGGCCGCGAGCGACGCCGCCCTGTCGGTGGTGTCGCGTGCCGACCTCGACGAGATCGCCCGCGGCAACAAGCGCCGTCGGGCTCTCGAGGCGATCGCCGACGACGTCGGCGCGCACGTCAACGCGCTGAACTTCTTCCGGGTCCTGGCCGAGACCGCGGCGGCGGTCCTCGTCACGATCGCGCTCGTCCGGGCCTTCGACAGCTGGTGGGTGGCCCTCGTGCTCTCCGCCGTCGTGATGACCGCGGTGTCCTTCGTGCTCGTCGGGTCGAGCCCGCGCAGCGTCGGCCGCGCGCACGCCGAGGCCCTGCTCGGCACGACCGGCGGCCTCGTCCGGGCCGTCCGCATCGTGCTCGGTCCGCTCGCGGGGCTGCTCGTCCGCATCGGTGACCGCGTGACGCCCGGCCGTGGCCGCAGCGCCTCGACGGTCTCGAGCGAGGAACAGCTGCTCTCCCTGGTCGACGAGGCCACCGAGAGCAACGTGCTCGAGGACGAGGACCGCGAACTCATCCACTCGGTGTTCGAGTTCAGCGACACCCTGGTGCGCGAGGTCATGGTGCCCCGCACCGACATGACCACCGTCGACGGCGCCGATACCCTCGCCGCGGGCATGGAGCAGTTCCTGGCCGCCGGGGTGTCCCGGATGCCGGTGACGGGCAAGGACAGCGACGACGTGCTCGGCGTGCTGTACCTGCGCGACGTGTCGCGGGCGCTGTACGAGCGCCCCGGTTCCGGCGCCGAGCCGGTGACGGCCCTGCTGCGACCCGCCGAGTTCGTGCCGGAGTCCAAGCCGGCCGACGACACCCTGCGGCACATGCAGGTCGCGAAGAACCACCTGGTCCTGGTGGTCGACGAGTACGGCGGGGTCGCCGGCCTGGTCACCATGGAGGACCTCATCGAGGAACTCGTCGGCGACATCTCGGACGAGTACGACCGCACCGTGGTCGACCGCACCGAGGTCGAGCCCGGCGTCTGGCGCATCGCCGCCCGGCTGCCGATCGACGACCTCGGCGACCTGTTCGGCATCGAGCTCGACGACGACGACGTCGACACCGCCGGCGGCCTGCTCACGAAGGAGCTCGGGCACCTGCCGTCGGCCGGCGACACCGTGACCGTCTCCGGCGTCGTCCTGACCGCCGACCGCGTCGAGGGCAAGCGCCGACACCTGATCACCGTGCTCGCCGAGCGGACCGACGCCCTGGCCGGCGCCGAGGACGCCTTCGAGGACGCCGCACACTCCACGACGGGAACCCCGCACGCATGA
- the era gene encoding GTPase Era, whose amino-acid sequence MSDTESTTEDGPARPYRAGFVSFVGRPNVGKSTLTNALVGEKVAITSSKPQTTRRAIRGIVHRPDGQVIIVDTPGVHRPRTLLGERLNDLVQSTLGDVDVIGFCVPANEPIGPGDRFINDTLDQYPRAKKIAIVTKIDRTAKDRVGEQLLAVSKLRDWDAIIPTSGTKGLQLEDLLGEITSLLPESPQLYDSSAVTEETDEERIGELIREAALEGVRDELPHSLAVVIEDVVEPDDEDDPDGPLRIFANLFVERDSQKAIVIGRKGERLKDVGTRARVEIESLLGGRHVFLNIRVKVAKEWQRDPKQLGRLGF is encoded by the coding sequence ATGAGCGACACCGAGTCCACCACCGAGGACGGCCCGGCACGTCCGTACCGCGCCGGCTTCGTCTCCTTCGTCGGCCGCCCGAACGTCGGCAAGTCCACGCTGACCAACGCCCTGGTCGGCGAGAAGGTCGCGATCACCTCGTCGAAGCCGCAGACCACCCGGCGCGCGATCCGGGGCATCGTGCACCGGCCCGACGGCCAGGTCATCATCGTCGACACCCCCGGTGTGCACCGCCCGCGCACGCTGCTCGGCGAGCGGCTCAACGACCTCGTGCAGTCCACGCTCGGCGACGTCGACGTGATCGGCTTCTGCGTCCCCGCGAACGAGCCGATCGGCCCGGGCGACCGGTTCATCAACGACACCCTCGACCAGTACCCGCGCGCCAAGAAGATCGCGATCGTGACGAAGATCGACCGCACGGCGAAGGACCGCGTCGGCGAGCAGCTGCTCGCCGTCTCGAAGCTGCGCGACTGGGACGCGATCATCCCGACGTCGGGCACGAAGGGCCTGCAGCTCGAGGACCTCCTCGGCGAGATCACCTCGTTGCTGCCCGAGTCGCCGCAGCTGTACGACTCGTCGGCCGTGACCGAGGAGACCGACGAGGAGCGCATCGGCGAGCTCATCCGCGAGGCCGCGCTCGAGGGCGTCCGCGACGAACTCCCGCACTCGCTCGCCGTCGTCATCGAGGACGTCGTCGAACCCGACGACGAGGACGACCCGGACGGTCCGCTGCGCATCTTCGCGAACCTGTTCGTCGAGCGGGACAGCCAGAAGGCGATCGTCATCGGTCGGAAGGGTGAACGCCTGAAGGACGTCGGCACGCGTGCGCGGGTCGAGATCGAGTCGCTGCTCGGCGGCCGGCACGTGTTCCTCAACATCCGGGTGAAGGTGGCCAAGGAGTGGCAGCGTGACCCGAAGCAGCTCGGACGCCTCGGCTTCTGA
- a CDS encoding histidine kinase: MTRSSSDASASDGPERVIPATDAAAGRAPYRGRVFRPMLRSQVLTDAVVAVVLGGLVLLLSGQVADGPLTVVTVVGMTAALALRRLAPGLALSIAWVVAVFEMVTRQNPDVSNVFIAGVMYATSAYGSARVRIAGLVSAIGGSVTAALYIGIGDYQQRLGIETATTPLEESLRVTGSYFAVVLVLLLLPWLAGLVVRSRRVESLSREAQLLAERDAARADRAVAVEQERVRIARDMHDIVAHSLAVVIAQADGARYALKADPAVADTALGTISTTARRALGDVRELLGALRHEQGTAPTPEIDDIDRLVGEMRELGLDVRVDRDGDPSGLPTSTQLAVYRIVQESLTNAYKHGEPGSPVHASLTYRPDTVEIAVVNRRADDGTRGPGTGHGLVGMRERATMTGGTMTAGVRGDDFEVAVRMPAVPASGQMPRGRTTPTEQERTAR; the protein is encoded by the coding sequence GTGACCCGAAGCAGCTCGGACGCCTCGGCTTCTGACGGCCCCGAGCGGGTCATCCCCGCGACGGACGCCGCGGCGGGGCGGGCACCGTACCGTGGACGGGTGTTCCGCCCGATGCTCCGTTCGCAGGTCCTGACCGACGCGGTGGTGGCCGTCGTCCTCGGCGGGCTCGTGCTGCTCCTGTCCGGGCAGGTCGCCGACGGACCGCTCACCGTCGTCACGGTGGTCGGCATGACCGCGGCGCTCGCCCTGCGGCGACTCGCGCCGGGGCTGGCGCTCAGCATCGCGTGGGTCGTCGCGGTGTTCGAGATGGTCACCCGGCAGAACCCGGACGTGTCGAACGTCTTCATCGCCGGGGTGATGTACGCGACGAGCGCCTACGGCAGTGCGCGCGTGCGGATCGCCGGGCTCGTGTCGGCGATCGGCGGATCGGTGACCGCCGCGCTGTACATCGGGATCGGCGACTACCAGCAGCGGCTCGGCATCGAGACGGCGACGACGCCGCTCGAGGAGTCGCTCCGCGTGACCGGCTCGTACTTCGCCGTCGTCCTGGTCCTGCTGCTGCTGCCGTGGCTCGCGGGTCTGGTCGTGCGGTCCCGCCGGGTGGAGAGCCTGAGCCGCGAGGCCCAACTGCTCGCGGAGCGCGACGCCGCGCGTGCCGACCGCGCCGTCGCCGTCGAGCAGGAGCGCGTCCGCATCGCCCGCGACATGCACGACATCGTGGCGCACTCGCTCGCCGTCGTGATCGCCCAGGCCGACGGTGCCCGGTACGCGCTGAAGGCCGACCCGGCGGTCGCCGACACCGCCCTCGGCACGATCTCGACGACGGCGCGGCGGGCGCTCGGCGACGTGCGCGAGCTGCTCGGGGCCCTGCGGCACGAGCAGGGCACGGCGCCGACGCCGGAGATCGACGACATCGACCGGCTCGTCGGCGAGATGCGCGAGCTCGGGCTCGACGTGCGGGTCGACCGTGACGGCGACCCGTCCGGGCTGCCCACCTCGACGCAACTGGCGGTGTACCGGATCGTGCAGGAGAGCCTGACGAACGCCTACAAGCACGGCGAGCCCGGCAGCCCCGTCCACGCGTCGCTCACCTACCGCCCGGACACCGTCGAGATCGCCGTCGTGAACCGCCGTGCCGACGACGGCACCCGCGGTCCCGGCACCGGTCACGGGCTCGTCGGCATGCGCGAACGAGCCACGATGACCGGCGGCACGATGACCGCCGGGGTCCGCGGCGACGACTTCGAGGTCGCCGTGCGCATGCCCGCAGTCCCCGCCAGCGGGCAGATGCCCCGCGGCCGCACCACCCCGACCGAGCAGGAGCGCACCGCACGATGA
- a CDS encoding response regulator transcription factor, translated as MTTTPPSEQRIRVALVDDQSLFRTGIRMLIDSQPDLQFVGEAGDGAEGVELVRRTRPDVVLMDVRMPVMDGITATGRIVEQSGTDGAKVLVLTTFDFDEAAAKAIRAGASGFVLKDADPEFLLAAVRTVHAGTAVFAASATRELLRRYDDSVERAAAVPPAFAELTPREREIFDLAARGFSNSEIAQHEYVSEATVKTHISRVLTKLGLRDRVRLVVFAHEHGLVAKND; from the coding sequence ATGACCACCACCCCGCCGTCCGAGCAGCGGATCCGCGTCGCCCTCGTCGACGACCAGTCGCTCTTCCGCACCGGCATCCGGATGCTCATCGACTCGCAGCCCGACCTGCAGTTCGTCGGCGAGGCCGGCGACGGTGCCGAGGGCGTCGAGCTCGTCCGTCGCACCCGGCCCGACGTCGTGCTCATGGACGTCCGGATGCCCGTCATGGACGGCATCACGGCGACCGGACGGATCGTGGAGCAGTCCGGCACCGACGGGGCGAAGGTCCTCGTGCTCACGACGTTCGACTTCGACGAGGCCGCCGCCAAGGCCATCCGCGCCGGGGCGAGCGGCTTCGTGCTCAAGGACGCCGACCCGGAGTTCCTGCTCGCCGCCGTCCGCACCGTGCACGCCGGCACCGCGGTGTTCGCGGCCTCGGCGACGCGTGAGCTGCTGCGGCGGTACGACGACTCGGTCGAGCGGGCCGCCGCCGTGCCCCCCGCCTTCGCGGAGCTCACCCCCCGCGAGCGCGAGATCTTCGACCTGGCCGCGCGCGGCTTCAGCAACAGCGAGATCGCCCAGCACGAGTACGTCAGCGAGGCGACCGTGAAGACCCACATCTCGCGGGTCCTCACGAAGCTCGGGCTGCGGGACCGGGTGCGGCTCGTCGTCTTCGCGCACGAGCACGGGCTGGTCGCGAAGAACGACTGA
- a CDS encoding ABC transporter ATP-binding protein: MTSHEPIIRLDHVSKHYGDASRRVTALDDVSVDIGAGEFTAVMGPSGSGKSTLMHVAAGLDAVSSGRIRIDGVDITGLGDKDLTELRRRRLGFVFQSFNLVPTLDVSENIRLPFLLGGHKPSADETAWIDRLVDMLGLGNRLSHRPHQLSGGQQQRVAIARALASRPAVVVADEPTGALDSRTGRDVLAILRGAVQEWGQSVVMVTHDPVAAANADRILFLADGRIVADRSAMDAAAISTTMLGMEAAA, translated from the coding sequence ATGACCAGCCACGAACCGATCATCCGACTCGACCACGTTTCCAAGCACTACGGCGACGCCTCGCGTCGCGTGACGGCGCTCGACGACGTCAGCGTGGACATCGGCGCGGGGGAGTTCACCGCGGTGATGGGGCCGTCCGGTTCCGGCAAGTCGACGCTCATGCACGTCGCGGCCGGGCTCGACGCCGTCTCGTCCGGCCGCATCCGGATCGACGGGGTCGACATCACCGGTCTCGGCGACAAGGACCTCACCGAACTCCGTCGGCGCCGACTCGGCTTCGTGTTCCAGTCGTTCAACCTCGTGCCGACGCTCGACGTCAGCGAGAACATCCGGCTGCCGTTCCTGCTCGGCGGCCACAAGCCCTCGGCGGACGAGACCGCGTGGATCGACCGCCTGGTCGACATGCTCGGCCTCGGCAACCGCCTGTCGCACCGGCCGCACCAGCTGTCGGGCGGTCAGCAGCAGCGCGTCGCCATCGCCCGGGCCCTCGCCTCGCGGCCCGCGGTCGTCGTCGCGGACGAACCGACGGGTGCCCTCGACTCCCGCACCGGGCGGGACGTGCTCGCGATCCTGCGCGGTGCCGTGCAGGAGTGGGGCCAGAGCGTCGTCATGGTGACCCACGACCCGGTCGCCGCCGCCAACGCCGACCGCATCCTGTTCCTGGCGGACGGCCGCATCGTCGCGGACCGCTCCGCGATGGACGCCGCCGCGATCTCCACCACGATGCTCGGGATGGAGGCCGCAGCGTGA
- a CDS encoding ABC transporter permease encodes MNGVRSFAPTILVAALGTTFGSALVIAPGIVVQALGAAGLADLGPVEAILSVVGWLFLGIALYVGAIVTANTCATLIAGQTRIIALQRLVGATGATLRARITRTGLVVGIIGGLAGAVVGTALSAVFVLVLRGNGFLPDTEYTLVPWELVLPIVAVVLATWGAFAAGSRRVLTVTPLEALSSSVEPSHDDVRSGTARKVWAIVLMAGGAGLVLLGLALSAGSPVAVLPAALGGFVSFAGVAVGATIVMPPVLQLIGRIGSHDPVVLLAGRNAMRAPARSSRATIGLVIGVTLLVTFAVALGIMQHVLEAQLEDMNSGQATADMLQAQNDFFVQLNAVVSVVVGFSAVIAAVGVVNALALGVLQRRRELGLLRVLGLTGAQVRRMIVTEAVQMVVAAVVTGLVLGTVYGWVGGQTLLGSLGTPVTPVLPPLTIGIVVVGALVLAVVATIAPVRRAMRVPPTEALAVD; translated from the coding sequence GTGAACGGCGTCCGCTCCTTCGCCCCGACGATCCTGGTGGCCGCCCTCGGCACCACCTTCGGCTCCGCCCTGGTCATCGCGCCGGGGATCGTCGTGCAGGCCCTCGGCGCGGCCGGGCTCGCCGACCTCGGCCCCGTCGAGGCGATCCTGTCGGTGGTGGGCTGGTTGTTCCTCGGCATCGCGCTCTACGTCGGTGCGATCGTCACGGCGAACACCTGCGCGACGCTGATCGCCGGGCAGACCCGCATCATCGCCCTGCAGCGCCTCGTCGGCGCGACGGGGGCGACCCTGCGGGCGCGGATCACCCGGACCGGGTTGGTCGTCGGCATCATCGGCGGCCTCGCCGGAGCCGTCGTCGGCACCGCGCTGTCCGCGGTCTTCGTCCTGGTGCTGCGCGGCAACGGCTTCCTGCCGGACACCGAGTACACGCTCGTGCCGTGGGAGCTCGTGCTGCCGATCGTGGCCGTCGTGCTCGCCACCTGGGGTGCCTTCGCCGCGGGATCGCGCCGCGTGCTCACCGTCACCCCGCTCGAGGCCCTGTCGTCGAGCGTCGAACCGAGCCATGACGACGTCCGATCGGGCACCGCGCGCAAGGTCTGGGCGATCGTGCTCATGGCCGGGGGAGCCGGACTCGTGCTCCTCGGTCTGGCGCTCAGCGCCGGTTCGCCCGTGGCGGTGCTGCCGGCCGCGCTCGGCGGGTTCGTCTCGTTCGCCGGTGTCGCCGTCGGTGCGACCATCGTGATGCCCCCGGTGCTGCAGCTCATCGGCCGGATCGGCTCGCACGACCCGGTGGTGCTGCTGGCCGGGCGGAACGCGATGCGGGCGCCGGCGCGGTCCTCGCGGGCGACCATCGGGCTCGTCATCGGCGTCACGCTGCTCGTGACCTTCGCCGTGGCGCTCGGCATCATGCAGCACGTGCTCGAGGCCCAGCTCGAGGACATGAACAGCGGGCAGGCGACCGCCGACATGCTGCAGGCCCAGAACGACTTCTTCGTGCAGCTGAACGCCGTCGTCAGCGTGGTCGTCGGGTTCTCCGCCGTGATCGCCGCCGTCGGGGTCGTCAACGCCCTCGCGCTCGGCGTGCTGCAGCGCCGGCGGGAGCTCGGGCTGCTGCGGGTCCTCGGACTCACCGGCGCCCAGGTGCGCCGGATGATCGTCACCGAGGCCGTCCAGATGGTGGTCGCCGCCGTCGTCACCGGCCTGGTGCTCGGCACCGTGTACGGCTGGGTCGGCGGGCAGACGCTGCTCGGCTCGCTCGGCACCCCGGTGACGCCGGTGCTGCCCCCGCTGACGATCGGCATCGTCGTGGTCGGGGCCCTCGTGCTCGCCGTGGTCGCGACGATCGCCCCGGTGCGGCGCGCGATGCGCGTCCCGCCGACCGAGGCCCTCGCCGTCGACTGA
- the leuA gene encoding 2-isopropylmalate synthase encodes MQNTQQPSGMPIHKYVPFHEQIAVDLPDRTWPTKRIDTAPRWCAVDLRDGNQALIDPMDAERKRAMFDLLVGMGYKEIEVGFPSASQTDFDFVRSLIDEGAIPDDVTIQVLTQAREHLIQRTYEAIDGAKQAIVHLYNSTSIVQREVVFRTDVQGVVDIAVAGAKLCKAAEATLQHDTTVYYEYSPESYTGTELEVALEICNAVLEVFEPTPERKVIINLPATVEMATPNVYADSIEWMSRNLAHREDVILSLHPHNDRGTAVAAAELGYMAGADRIEGCLFGNGERTGNVDLVALGMNLFTQGIDPEISFADIDQVKRTVEYCNQLPVPERQPWAGDLVYTAFSGSHQDAINKGFEAMKAKAAAAGKDIDEIEWAVPYLPVDPKDIGRSYEAVIRVNSQSGKGGVAYLLKTDHALDLPRKLQIEFSGVVQRHTDTEGGEFSSQRIWDVFQDEYLPAAVDDEKWGRYELTKTATSSDFDGTTSLSVALRVDEGSVEADAVGTGPIDAFLKVLAEQGVQVTLYDYSEHTMSASGDAKAASYVELDVDGVRLWGVGIDADIATASLKAIVSAVNRAVRAGAAAGADSPELVSA; translated from the coding sequence ATGCAGAACACGCAGCAGCCCTCCGGGATGCCGATCCACAAGTACGTCCCGTTCCACGAGCAGATCGCCGTGGACCTGCCGGACCGCACCTGGCCGACGAAGCGCATCGACACGGCGCCGCGCTGGTGCGCGGTCGACCTGCGTGACGGCAACCAGGCCCTCATCGACCCGATGGACGCCGAGCGCAAGCGCGCGATGTTCGACCTGCTCGTCGGCATGGGCTACAAGGAGATCGAGGTCGGGTTCCCGAGCGCCTCGCAGACCGACTTCGACTTCGTCCGCTCGCTCATCGACGAGGGCGCGATCCCCGACGACGTCACGATCCAGGTGCTGACCCAGGCGCGCGAGCACCTCATCCAACGCACGTACGAGGCGATCGACGGCGCGAAGCAGGCCATCGTCCACCTGTACAACTCGACGAGCATCGTGCAGCGCGAGGTCGTCTTCCGCACCGACGTGCAGGGTGTCGTCGACATCGCCGTCGCCGGCGCGAAACTGTGCAAGGCGGCCGAGGCGACCCTGCAGCACGACACGACGGTCTACTACGAGTACTCGCCGGAGTCCTACACGGGCACCGAGCTCGAGGTCGCGCTGGAGATCTGCAACGCCGTCCTCGAGGTCTTCGAGCCGACGCCCGAGCGCAAGGTCATCATCAACCTGCCGGCGACGGTGGAGATGGCGACGCCGAACGTGTACGCCGACTCGATCGAGTGGATGTCGCGGAACCTCGCCCACCGCGAGGACGTCATCCTGTCGTTGCACCCGCACAACGACCGCGGCACCGCCGTCGCCGCCGCCGAGCTCGGCTACATGGCCGGCGCCGACCGCATCGAGGGCTGCCTGTTCGGCAACGGTGAGCGCACCGGCAACGTCGACCTCGTCGCGCTCGGCATGAACCTGTTCACGCAGGGCATCGACCCGGAGATCTCGTTCGCGGACATCGACCAGGTGAAGCGCACCGTCGAGTACTGCAACCAGCTGCCGGTGCCCGAGCGCCAGCCGTGGGCGGGCGACCTCGTCTACACGGCGTTCAGCGGCTCGCACCAGGACGCCATCAACAAGGGCTTCGAGGCGATGAAGGCCAAGGCCGCCGCCGCGGGCAAGGACATCGACGAGATCGAGTGGGCGGTGCCCTACCTGCCCGTCGACCCGAAGGACATCGGTCGGTCGTACGAGGCCGTCATCCGCGTCAACTCCCAGTCCGGCAAGGGCGGTGTGGCCTACCTGCTCAAGACCGACCACGCCCTGGACCTGCCGCGCAAGCTGCAGATCGAGTTCTCCGGTGTCGTCCAGCGGCACACCGACACCGAGGGCGGAGAGTTCTCGTCGCAGCGCATCTGGGACGTGTTCCAGGACGAGTACCTGCCCGCGGCGGTCGACGACGAGAAGTGGGGCCGCTACGAGCTCACCAAGACGGCCACGTCGAGCGACTTCGACGGCACGACCTCGCTCTCCGTGGCACTCCGCGTCGACGAGGGCTCGGTCGAGGCCGACGCCGTGGGCACCGGCCCGATCGACGCCTTCCTCAAGGTGCTCGCCGAGCAGGGCGTGCAGGTCACGCTCTACGACTACTCGGAGCACACGATGAGCGCCTCCGGTGACGCGAAGGCTGCGTCGTACGTCGAGCTCGACGTCGACGGGGTGCGCCTGTGGGGTGTGGGCATCGACGCCGACATCGCGACGGCGTCGCTCAAGGCGATCGTCTCCGCGGTGAACCGTGCGGTGCGCGCGGGTGCCGCAGCCGGGGCCGACTCGCCGGAGCTCGTCTCCGCCTGA
- the recO gene encoding DNA repair protein RecO, which yields MPLYRDECVVLRTHKLGEADRIVTMLSRQHGKIRAVAKGVRRTASKFGSRLEPFMVVDAQFYEGRSLDIVTQAESLGAYGAQIVADYGAYTAASAMVETADRLSEADAGLQQYLLLVGALRSLSRGEHHSSATLDSYLLRAMSIAGWAPSFADCAVTGEPGPHSAFVVQLGGVVADHAAPPGTPRLDPATLGVLGSLLAGDWATVDATDERTRSRASGVVAAYAQWHLERSLRSLPHVDRTEHPLPVPQTHGGTEATARAVASTPAPCPTPIPLSKAPTA from the coding sequence ATGCCGCTGTACCGGGACGAGTGCGTCGTGTTGCGCACCCACAAGCTCGGCGAGGCCGACCGCATCGTCACGATGCTGTCGCGGCAGCACGGCAAGATCCGTGCGGTGGCGAAGGGTGTGCGGCGGACCGCGTCGAAGTTCGGCAGCCGGCTCGAGCCGTTCATGGTCGTCGACGCGCAGTTCTACGAGGGGCGCTCGCTCGACATCGTCACCCAGGCCGAGTCGCTCGGGGCGTACGGCGCGCAGATCGTCGCGGACTACGGCGCGTACACGGCAGCCAGTGCCATGGTCGAGACCGCCGACCGGTTGAGCGAGGCCGACGCGGGGTTGCAGCAGTACCTCTTGCTCGTCGGTGCCCTCCGGTCGCTGTCCCGCGGGGAGCACCACTCGAGCGCCACGCTCGACTCGTACCTGTTGCGGGCGATGAGCATCGCGGGGTGGGCGCCGTCGTTCGCCGACTGCGCGGTGACGGGTGAGCCGGGGCCGCACTCGGCGTTCGTCGTGCAGCTCGGCGGGGTGGTGGCGGACCACGCCGCGCCTCCCGGGACGCCGCGGCTCGACCCGGCGACGCTCGGCGTGCTCGGGTCGCTGCTCGCCGGCGACTGGGCGACGGTGGACGCCACCGACGAGCGGACGCGTTCGCGGGCGTCCGGCGTGGTCGCGGCCTACGCCCAGTGGCACCTGGAACGATCGCTCCGGTCCCTGCCGCACGTCGACCGCACCGAGCACCCGCTGCCGGTGCCGCAGACGCACGGCGGAACCGAGGCGACGGCGCGTGCGGTGGCCTCGACACCGGCGCCGTGCCCGACCCCGATCCCGCTGTCGAAGGCCCCCACCGCATGA
- a CDS encoding isoprenyl transferase — MSPRPPADAEPFRPVDWTGETPPAIPARFVPEHVAIVMDGNGRWANGRGLTRIEGHKAGEASLLDVVAGGIQIGVRHISAYAFSTENWKRSPEEVRFLMGFNRDVIRRRRDQLHEWGVKVRWAGRRPRLWRSVIDELETAERMTAANDVLTLTMCVNYGGRNEIVDAVRGMAEDVAAGRLKPSQVTEKALAKRLYVPEMPDVDLFLRSSGEQRTSNFLLWQSAYAEMVFLDRLWPDFRRTDLWSAIEEYARRDRRYGGAVDAPTA, encoded by the coding sequence ATGAGCCCCCGCCCTCCCGCCGACGCCGAACCGTTCCGCCCGGTCGACTGGACCGGCGAGACGCCCCCGGCGATCCCGGCCCGGTTCGTGCCCGAGCACGTGGCGATCGTCATGGACGGCAACGGTCGGTGGGCGAACGGTCGCGGGCTGACGCGCATCGAGGGGCACAAGGCCGGCGAGGCGTCGCTGCTCGACGTCGTCGCGGGTGGGATCCAGATCGGCGTGCGGCACATCTCTGCGTACGCGTTCTCGACGGAGAACTGGAAGCGTTCCCCGGAAGAGGTCCGCTTCCTGATGGGCTTCAACCGCGACGTCATCCGGCGTCGGCGCGACCAGCTGCACGAGTGGGGTGTCAAGGTGCGGTGGGCCGGTCGGCGTCCGCGCCTGTGGCGGAGCGTCATCGACGAGCTCGAGACCGCCGAGCGGATGACCGCGGCCAACGACGTGCTGACGCTGACGATGTGCGTCAACTACGGCGGCCGGAACGAGATCGTCGACGCGGTGCGGGGCATGGCCGAGGACGTCGCCGCGGGCCGGCTCAAGCCGAGCCAGGTCACCGAGAAGGCCCTGGCGAAGCGGCTGTACGTGCCGGAGATGCCCGACGTCGACCTGTTCCTCCGCAGTTCTGGGGAGCAGCGCACCAGCAACTTCCTGCTCTGGCAGTCGGCCTACGCCGAGATGGTGTTCCTCGACCGGCTCTGGCCGGACTTCCGTCGCACCGACCTGTGGAGTGCGATCGAGGAGTACGCCCGCCGCGACCGTCGCTACGGCGGCGCGGTCGACGCCCCGACGGCCTGA